In Anaerotignum faecicola, a genomic segment contains:
- the fusA gene encoding elongation factor G → MKNYASNRVRNVVLLGHSGSGKTTYSEAALYYSGATKRFGKVEDGNTVSDYEAEEIRRKVSINTSVIPVEWQDTKINFLDTPGYFDFAAEVKLAMNVADTGLIMVSAKSGVEVGTEKAWEYCEEMHLPRIIFINQMDDENADFEKTLADLRKNFGKAVAPLQIPFDDENGNFIGFINLIKRDARKKVNGKLEKCEMPEDKKDQVEVLRSMLIEVAAESSEELMEKFFNDEELTEEEIYDGLQVGIANHSIAPVMCGSATLGYGVKLLMNTIVRFTLPAIEAKANFHAFHDGKDVVYCSSDDERFSAYVFKTIADPYIGRLNLFRVMTGKLDTTMSVYNEEKDTVEKVGRLYVMRGKEQIEVDELHSGDIGALAKLSNTSTQDTLSLKDANIIIPKIALPGSVLCMAIKPKGKGDEDKLSAALTKIREEDPTIKMEVNPETKQTLVYGVGEQQLDVMVQKLKAKYKIEVDLTDPIIPYRETIKAKASVRGRYKKQSGGHGQFGDVVMEFEPSYDTTTPVIFEEKIFGGSVPKQYFPAVEKGLQECVQSGVLAGYPVVGLKATLTDGSYHPVDSSEMAFKMATSVAFKEGIPQAKPVILEPIEHVEVLIPDKYMGDIMGDITKRRGRILSMDAVGMKKCIVAEVPTAEMHKYATDLRSMTQSRGEYRHHFERYEEAPMEVQKKIIEARAAEKEK, encoded by the coding sequence ATGAAAAATTATGCATCTAACAGAGTGAGAAACGTAGTTCTTTTGGGCCACAGCGGTTCCGGTAAAACCACATATTCCGAAGCAGCGTTGTATTATTCCGGTGCAACGAAGAGATTCGGCAAGGTGGAAGACGGAAACACTGTGTCCGACTATGAAGCAGAAGAAATTCGCCGTAAGGTTTCGATCAATACATCTGTAATTCCCGTTGAATGGCAGGATACAAAGATTAACTTCCTGGATACTCCCGGTTACTTTGACTTTGCAGCCGAGGTAAAGCTGGCAATGAACGTAGCAGATACAGGGCTGATTATGGTTTCCGCAAAATCCGGCGTAGAGGTCGGTACGGAAAAGGCATGGGAATACTGCGAAGAAATGCACCTGCCCCGTATCATTTTCATTAACCAGATGGATGATGAAAATGCAGACTTTGAAAAAACACTGGCTGATTTGCGTAAAAACTTCGGCAAAGCCGTTGCCCCCCTGCAAATTCCCTTTGATGATGAAAACGGCAACTTCATCGGCTTTATCAATCTGATTAAGAGAGATGCCAGAAAGAAGGTAAACGGCAAGCTGGAAAAATGCGAAATGCCGGAGGATAAAAAGGATCAGGTTGAGGTTCTGCGCTCCATGCTGATTGAGGTAGCGGCAGAATCCAGTGAAGAGCTGATGGAAAAATTCTTCAATGATGAAGAGCTGACCGAAGAGGAAATCTATGACGGTTTGCAGGTTGGTATCGCAAACCATAGCATTGCACCCGTTATGTGCGGTTCCGCAACACTGGGCTATGGCGTTAAGCTTTTGATGAATACAATCGTTCGCTTCACCCTTCCTGCAATCGAAGCAAAGGCAAACTTCCATGCCTTCCATGACGGGAAGGACGTTGTTTATTGCTCCTCCGATGACGAACGCTTCTCTGCGTATGTATTCAAAACCATTGCCGACCCCTATATCGGCCGCCTGAACCTGTTCCGCGTGATGACAGGTAAGCTGGATACTACCATGAGTGTCTATAATGAAGAAAAGGATACCGTCGAAAAGGTTGGACGTTTGTATGTTATGCGGGGGAAGGAGCAGATTGAGGTGGATGAGCTGCACTCCGGTGATATCGGCGCACTGGCAAAGCTTTCCAACACCTCTACACAGGATACCCTTTCTCTGAAGGATGCAAATATTATCATTCCCAAGATTGCGCTGCCTGGCTCCGTGCTTTGCATGGCAATCAAACCGAAGGGCAAGGGCGATGAGGATAAGCTTTCCGCAGCCCTGACAAAGATTCGTGAGGAAGACCCCACGATTAAGATGGAAGTAAACCCCGAAACCAAACAGACGCTGGTTTATGGCGTTGGCGAACAGCAGCTGGATGTTATGGTGCAGAAGCTGAAAGCAAAATATAAGATTGAGGTTGATCTGACAGACCCCATCATCCCTTACAGAGAAACCATCAAGGCAAAAGCATCCGTTCGCGGTCGTTATAAAAAGCAGTCCGGCGGTCATGGTCAGTTTGGTGACGTTGTGATGGAATTTGAGCCCAGCTATGATACCACAACACCTGTTATCTTTGAAGAAAAAATCTTCGGCGGCTCCGTTCCCAAGCAGTATTTCCCTGCGGTTGAAAAGGGCTTGCAGGAATGTGTACAGAGCGGCGTGCTGGCAGGCTATCCCGTTGTTGGTCTGAAGGCTACCCTGACAGATGGCTCCTACCATCCCGTTGACTCCTCCGAAATGGCGTTCAAGATGGCAACCTCTGTTGCATTCAAGGAAGGGATTCCACAGGCAAAGCCCGTCATTCTGGAACCCATCGAACACGTTGAGGTGCTGATTCCCGATAAATACATGGGCGACATCATGGGCGATATCACAAAACGCCGTGGGCGCATTTTGAGCATGGATGCAGTCGGCATGAAGAAGTGCATTGTTGCAGAGGTTCCTACCGCAGAAATGCACAAATACGCAACCGACCTGCGCTCCATGACACAGAGCCGTGGTGAATACAGACATCATTTTGAAAGATATGAGGAAGCACCCATGGAGGTACAGAAAAAGATTATTGAAGCACGCGCCGCTGAAAAAGAAAAATAA
- a CDS encoding N-acetylmuramoyl-L-alanine amidase family protein has product MPRIYLSPSLQEYNPFYGGGSEEEVMNLIADAMEPYLAADGIEYLRNAPEMTLGQAIADSNNSNVDFHLAIHSNAAPPPVAGTRRGPVVYYYATSPYGRQMAELIADELREIYPDPSKVQVLPTTTLRELRRTNAPSALVEVAYHDNPEDAAWIRGNIDEIGKALSNAVAAYFGLR; this is encoded by the coding sequence ATGCCCAGAATTTATCTCAGTCCCTCCTTGCAGGAATATAATCCCTTCTACGGCGGCGGTTCGGAGGAGGAGGTCATGAATCTGATTGCGGATGCCATGGAGCCATATCTTGCGGCGGATGGCATTGAATATCTCCGCAATGCCCCCGAAATGACACTGGGGCAGGCGATTGCCGATTCCAATAACAGCAATGTCGATTTTCACCTTGCCATCCATTCCAACGCCGCCCCTCCGCCTGTCGCAGGCACAAGGCGCGGCCCTGTGGTCTATTATTATGCCACAAGCCCTTATGGCAGACAGATGGCGGAGCTGATTGCCGATGAGCTGCGTGAGATTTATCCCGACCCATCCAAGGTGCAGGTGCTGCCGACCACAACCCTGCGTGAGCTGCGCCGGACAAATGCCCCCTCTGCATTGGTTGAGGTTGCGTATCATGATAATCCGGAGGATGCCGCGTGGATTAGGGGGAATATTGACGAAATCGGAAAAGCGTTGAGTAATGCGGTCGCTGCCTATTTCGGTTTGCGGTAA
- a CDS encoding iron-containing alcohol dehydrogenase family protein, translating to MGNFHYFMPTDCYFGRGCVAEHKEAMAKLGKKAMVVTGKTSAKRNGAQQDITDALDSLDIAWILFDEIEENPSVETVERAAKLAIAEGVEFFIGIGGGSPMDSSKAIATMAAHPEQGTDALWNAENKALPVVAVPTTAGTGSEVTQYAIVTLHAKRTKSSIAAHIFATVAFLDPKYMDTLPARTTNNTAVDALTHLVESYLSAKATAVSREIAKQGLLLFKECMPALRERVYSPETRDKLMLMSALGGVAIAQTMTSLPHGMGYFLTYEKGLPHGMANGVLTQAYLELFPAGDENVAKVLEYLGFASTAEMGAFLDAVLEHNSTYTEADVTSYTDRFMEQKGKLATFPYPLERADIYNMYKKSLLK from the coding sequence ATGGGAAACTTTCATTATTTTATGCCGACAGATTGCTATTTCGGCAGAGGCTGCGTAGCGGAGCATAAGGAGGCAATGGCGAAGCTCGGCAAAAAGGCAATGGTTGTCACGGGGAAAACCTCCGCCAAGAGAAACGGCGCACAGCAGGATATCACCGATGCACTGGACAGCCTTGACATTGCGTGGATTCTGTTTGATGAAATCGAGGAAAACCCTTCCGTAGAAACCGTAGAACGGGCGGCAAAGCTTGCCATCGCGGAGGGCGTGGAATTTTTCATCGGTATTGGCGGCGGTTCCCCGATGGATTCCTCTAAGGCGATTGCGACCATGGCGGCGCATCCCGAACAGGGGACGGATGCCCTCTGGAATGCAGAAAATAAGGCATTGCCCGTAGTAGCCGTACCCACAACCGCAGGCACAGGCTCGGAGGTAACGCAGTATGCCATCGTGACCCTGCATGCAAAAAGAACAAAATCGAGCATTGCCGCGCATATCTTTGCTACAGTGGCATTTCTCGACCCGAAATATATGGATACCCTGCCTGCAAGAACCACAAACAATACCGCTGTAGACGCGCTGACGCATCTGGTGGAAAGCTATCTTTCCGCAAAGGCAACCGCGGTCAGCAGAGAAATCGCCAAGCAGGGGCTGCTGCTTTTCAAGGAATGTATGCCTGCCCTGCGTGAAAGAGTCTATTCCCCCGAAACGAGGGATAAGCTGATGCTGATGTCCGCCCTTGGCGGCGTTGCAATCGCACAGACCATGACCTCTCTGCCCCATGGCATGGGCTATTTCCTGACCTACGAGAAGGGGCTGCCTCATGGCATGGCAAATGGCGTTCTGACGCAGGCATATCTGGAGCTGTTCCCCGCAGGGGATGAAAATGTCGCGAAGGTTCTGGAATATCTTGGCTTTGCAAGCACAGCCGAGATGGGTGCCTTTCTGGATGCCGTTCTGGAGCATAATTCCACCTACACCGAAGCAGATGTCACAAGCTATACCGACCGCTTCATGGAGCAGAAGGGCAAGCTGGCAACCTTCCCTTATCCTCTGGAAAGAGCGGATATCTACAATATGTATAAAAAAAGCCTGTTAAAATGA
- a CDS encoding 3'-5' exonuclease, whose protein sequence is MNYIVLDLEFNQAFPFKSGKKVEPNPECPFEIIQIGAVKLNEHFEQLDSFNCMISPQIYPRLHPFVEKITGIRPKMLAGQPHFPEAYQAFLTFIGKKPAVLCAWGGDDIKSLYRNILYYNLDADAMTNQFLNVQPFAAEYLHHETGKAIGLKNAVEALELPQEETFHNALNDATYTAKIFALTHPEHMQPDTFQPLTMLTKKPKRLRTNVKSLFLHIEERLERPLTEEEKALVKLAYMLGRNHTFDAAPTVRKKESAK, encoded by the coding sequence ATGAATTACATTGTTTTGGATTTGGAATTCAATCAGGCGTTCCCCTTCAAATCCGGAAAGAAGGTGGAGCCGAACCCGGAATGTCCCTTTGAGATTATTCAGATTGGGGCGGTGAAGCTGAATGAACACTTTGAGCAGCTGGATTCCTTTAATTGCATGATTTCGCCGCAGATTTATCCCCGTCTGCACCCCTTCGTGGAAAAAATTACGGGGATTCGTCCGAAGATGCTCGCCGGACAGCCCCATTTTCCTGAGGCATACCAAGCGTTTCTTACGTTTATCGGCAAGAAGCCTGCCGTTCTTTGCGCATGGGGCGGGGATGATATCAAATCCCTGTACCGCAACATCCTGTATTACAATCTGGATGCCGATGCAATGACAAATCAGTTTCTGAATGTACAGCCCTTTGCAGCGGAATATCTGCACCATGAAACAGGCAAGGCAATCGGTCTGAAAAATGCGGTTGAGGCACTGGAGCTGCCGCAGGAGGAAACATTCCACAATGCTCTGAACGATGCGACCTATACGGCAAAAATCTTTGCCCTTACGCATCCCGAACACATGCAGCCGGATACCTTTCAGCCACTGACTATGCTGACGAAAAAGCCGAAGCGTCTGCGTACAAACGTGAAGTCTCTGTTCCTGCATATTGAAGAACGATTGGAGCGACCGCTGACCGAGGAGGAAAAGGCACTTGTCAAGCTGGCCTATATGCTGGGGCGCAACCACACCTTTGATGCTGCACCCACAGTACGCAAAAAGGAATCTGCAAAATAA
- a CDS encoding thiamine phosphate synthase, with product MSDILCVTNRSLCHEDFLQRIRKIAACQPKGIILREKDFSEEAYKALAENVMQICKQNDVPCILHSFIDAALLLGAEQIHLPLHILRGMEEEKKKQFRSIGASCHSVAEAQEAARLGCTYITAGHVFVTDCKKGLAPRGLAFLQEVVESVAIPVYAIGGIGSENAASVRKTGAAGICVMSGLMQCENVEEQMKKLEK from the coding sequence ATGTCTGATATTTTGTGTGTCACAAACCGCAGCCTTTGTCATGAGGATTTTTTGCAGCGTATCCGAAAAATCGCAGCCTGTCAGCCGAAGGGCATCATCCTGCGTGAAAAGGATTTCAGTGAAGAGGCATACAAGGCACTGGCGGAAAATGTAATGCAAATCTGTAAGCAAAATGACGTTCCCTGCATCCTGCATAGCTTTATTGATGCAGCACTTTTACTGGGAGCGGAGCAGATCCATTTGCCCCTGCATATTTTGCGCGGCATGGAGGAAGAAAAAAAGAAACAGTTCCGAAGCATCGGCGCATCCTGCCATTCTGTTGCGGAAGCACAGGAGGCGGCTCGGCTTGGCTGTACCTATATCACAGCAGGACACGTTTTCGTGACGGATTGCAAGAAGGGACTTGCCCCCAGAGGGCTGGCGTTTTTGCAGGAGGTTGTGGAAAGCGTAGCCATTCCTGTTTATGCCATCGGCGGCATCGGCAGCGAAAATGCGGCATCGGTCAGAAAAACGGGTGCGGCAGGTATCTGTGTGATGAGTGGGCTCATGCAATGCGAAAATGTAGAAGAGCAAATGAAAAAACTGGAAAAATAG
- the thiH gene encoding 2-iminoacetate synthase ThiH: MENQFFVDSEFLSPEALKRKHELETNPASRKNHMEYMPGMEIIKSDIRETVMAHVEEYDYDKYTARDVRAALDHETCSVEDFKALLSPAAAPFLEEMAQKARIETGKHFGNTVYLFTPLYIANYCENYCVYCGFNCYNHINRMKLNMEQIEKEMQVIADSGMEEILILTGESRAMSDVKYIGEACKLARKYFRMVGVEIYPVNTDEYRYLHECGVDYVTVFQETYDNVKYETLHLMGHKRVWPYRFDAQERALRGGMRGVAFSALLGLSDFRKDALASALHVYYLQRKYPHAEMSLSCPRLRPIINNDKINPLDVGEKELCQVLCAYRIFMPFVGITVSSRESKSFRDGIVKIAATKVSAGVSTGIGDHESKYTGKEAEGAEGDEQFEINDERSFETMYEDMSEEGLQPVLNDYLYV; encoded by the coding sequence ATGGAAAATCAATTTTTTGTAGACTCTGAATTTCTTTCCCCCGAAGCGCTGAAGCGTAAGCATGAGCTGGAAACAAACCCTGCTTCCAGAAAGAATCACATGGAATATATGCCCGGAATGGAAATCATCAAATCCGATATCCGTGAAACGGTTATGGCGCATGTGGAGGAATACGATTACGATAAATATACGGCAAGAGATGTGCGCGCGGCGCTCGATCATGAAACCTGCTCTGTGGAGGATTTCAAGGCGTTGCTTTCCCCTGCGGCGGCTCCCTTTTTAGAGGAAATGGCGCAGAAGGCAAGAATCGAAACCGGCAAGCATTTCGGCAATACCGTTTATCTTTTCACCCCCCTGTATATTGCGAATTACTGCGAGAATTACTGTGTATACTGCGGCTTCAACTGCTATAACCACATCAACCGCATGAAGCTGAATATGGAGCAGATTGAAAAGGAAATGCAGGTCATCGCGGACAGCGGCATGGAGGAAATCCTGATTCTGACAGGCGAAAGCCGTGCCATGAGTGATGTCAAATACATTGGTGAGGCTTGTAAGCTGGCAAGAAAATATTTCCGCATGGTCGGCGTGGAAATTTATCCTGTGAATACGGATGAATATCGGTATCTGCATGAATGTGGTGTGGATTATGTCACTGTTTTCCAGGAAACCTATGACAATGTAAAGTATGAAACTCTGCATCTGATGGGACATAAGCGTGTTTGGCCCTACCGCTTTGATGCACAGGAAAGAGCCCTGCGCGGTGGCATGAGAGGGGTAGCGTTCTCTGCACTGCTCGGTCTGTCCGATTTCAGAAAGGACGCACTGGCAAGCGCACTGCATGTTTATTATTTGCAGCGGAAATATCCTCATGCAGAAATGTCCTTATCCTGTCCCAGACTGCGCCCGATTATCAATAATGATAAAATCAACCCTCTGGATGTCGGTGAGAAGGAGCTTTGTCAGGTTCTTTGTGCCTATCGTATTTTCATGCCCTTTGTCGGCATTACGGTATCCTCCAGAGAAAGCAAATCCTTCCGTGACGGTATCGTAAAAATTGCCGCAACGAAGGTTTCCGCAGGTGTTTCTACAGGCATCGGTGACCATGAAAGCAAATACACCGGCAAGGAGGCCGAAGGTGCAGAGGGCGATGAGCAGTTTGAAATCAATGATGAACGCAGCTTTGAAACCATGTATGAGGATATGTCTGAGGAAGGACTTCAGCCTGTGCTGAATGATTATCTGTATGTCTGA
- a CDS encoding thiazole synthase — protein sequence MQKEDKLIIGGHEFHSRFILGSGKYSLKLIEAAVKDAGAEIITLAVRRANTKDQENILDFIPKNVTLLPNTSGARNAEEAVRIARLARELGCGDFVKIEIMRDSKYLLPDNYETIKATEILAKEGFVVMPYMYPDLNVARDLVNAGAASIMPLASPIGSNKGLATKEFIQILVDEIDLPIIVDAGIGRPSQACEAMEMGAAAIMANTALATAGDLPLMAAAFRQAIEAGRKAYLSGLGRVLTRGASASDPLTGFLRD from the coding sequence ATGCAGAAAGAAGACAAACTTATCATTGGCGGACATGAATTTCATTCCAGATTTATTCTGGGCTCCGGTAAATATTCCTTAAAGCTGATTGAAGCGGCTGTAAAGGATGCCGGCGCGGAAATTATCACATTGGCAGTACGCCGCGCGAATACAAAGGATCAGGAAAACATTCTGGATTTCATTCCTAAAAATGTTACCCTGCTGCCCAATACCTCCGGCGCAAGAAATGCTGAGGAAGCAGTCCGCATTGCAAGATTGGCAAGAGAGCTGGGCTGTGGTGATTTCGTAAAGATAGAAATCATGCGTGACAGCAAATATCTCCTGCCTGATAACTATGAAACCATCAAGGCAACCGAAATTCTTGCAAAGGAAGGCTTTGTGGTAATGCCCTATATGTACCCCGATTTGAATGTGGCGCGTGATTTGGTGAACGCAGGCGCGGCAAGCATTATGCCTCTGGCTTCTCCCATCGGCTCCAATAAGGGTCTGGCAACAAAGGAATTCATTCAGATTCTGGTGGATGAAATTGATTTGCCCATCATCGTAGATGCAGGCATCGGCAGACCTTCTCAGGCTTGCGAAGCAATGGAAATGGGCGCAGCGGCAATCATGGCGAATACCGCTCTGGCAACCGCAGGCGATTTGCCCCTTATGGCAGCGGCATTCCGTCAGGCGATTGAGGCAGGCAGAAAGGCGTATCTTTCCGGTTTGGGCAGAGTGCTGACCAGAGGTGCATCCGCATCCGATCCGCTGACAGGCTTCCTGCGTGATTAA
- the thiF gene encoding thiamine biosynthesis protein ThiF encodes MADLSRIPEREDLQRALAARHGRAVQEKFNQATVAICGLGGLGSNIAIALARAGVGRLILTDFDRVDITNLHRQQYKATQLGEFKTEALAANLREIAPYLTIETHTTAITEENFEEILAPADVICEAFDNAEAKAMLVNGVLEKLHTKYLIAASGMAGFGSANSIQTRRITDRFYLCGDGISDVADDIGLVSSRVMICGAHEAHMVLRILSGQFEP; translated from the coding sequence GTGGCTGATTTGAGCAGGATTCCTGAAAGGGAAGACTTGCAGCGAGCATTAGCGGCACGACATGGAAGGGCTGTGCAGGAAAAATTCAATCAGGCAACGGTTGCCATCTGCGGTTTGGGCGGTCTCGGCTCCAATATTGCGATTGCCTTGGCAAGAGCAGGCGTTGGCAGGCTGATTCTGACGGATTTTGACAGGGTGGATATCACCAATCTGCATCGACAGCAATATAAGGCAACCCAGCTGGGAGAATTTAAAACCGAGGCATTGGCGGCGAATCTGCGTGAGATTGCACCATATCTTACGATAGAAACGCATACAACTGCCATTACCGAGGAAAATTTTGAAGAAATCCTTGCACCTGCCGATGTTATCTGCGAAGCATTTGATAACGCAGAAGCAAAGGCAATGCTGGTCAATGGCGTGCTGGAAAAATTACATACGAAATATCTGATCGCTGCGTCCGGCATGGCAGGGTTCGGCTCTGCAAACAGCATCCAAACCAGAAGGATTACAGACCGTTTTTATCTCTGCGGAGACGGAATCAGCGATGTTGCAGATGACATTGGCTTGGTATCCTCTCGTGTGATGATATGTGGTGCGCATGAGGCGCACATGGTTCTGAGAATCCTTTCCGGTCAGTTTGAACCATAA
- the thiS gene encoding sulfur carrier protein ThiS, with amino-acid sequence MVKINGEALAVAGKTLAEYLAGTDYNPKRIAVERNGEIVPKAAYGETILQDGDVIEVVNFVGGG; translated from the coding sequence GTGGTAAAAATCAATGGGGAAGCGCTTGCCGTTGCAGGGAAAACTCTGGCGGAATATCTGGCAGGCACAGACTATAACCCCAAGCGGATTGCGGTGGAGCGCAATGGTGAAATTGTGCCAAAGGCAGCCTATGGCGAAACCATTTTGCAGGACGGAGATGTCATTGAGGTTGTTAATTTTGTAGGAGGTGGCTGA
- a CDS encoding SPFH domain-containing protein yields the protein MGILKVGVGAAQGVLADSWREYFYCDAMDVDVLAKKGEQRQSKRGFNTKKSENIISNGSIIVINEGQCMMIVEQGKVVEVCAEAGEFLYDSATEPSLFYGDLKESIKESFRQFGKRVGFGGDPAGDQRIYYFNTKEILGNKYGTSNPVPFRVVDTNIGLDIDIAIRCHGEYAYHIIDPILFYKNICGNITDTYTRDSMESQLKSEMLTALQPAFGKLSAMGIRYSALPAHTMELSQALNEVLAEKWGGRYGIEITSIGVSSVKASDEDEAMIKELQRNATLRNPSMAAAHLVNAQAEAMQAAAANPNAGPVMAFAGMNLANQSGGMNAGQLFQMAAQQQPQTQAPTQTGWTCSCGAADNTGNFCTECGAKKPEENVWICACGSHNKGRFCPQCGKPKPAGVPQYRCDKCGWEPEDPTKPPRFCPECGDPFGDEDKI from the coding sequence ATGGGCATTTTAAAGGTTGGTGTCGGTGCGGCACAGGGCGTTCTGGCAGATAGCTGGAGAGAATATTTCTACTGTGATGCCATGGATGTGGATGTGCTGGCAAAAAAAGGCGAGCAGCGGCAGTCCAAACGGGGCTTCAATACAAAAAAGAGCGAAAATATCATCTCCAATGGCTCTATCATTGTCATCAATGAGGGGCAGTGCATGATGATTGTAGAGCAGGGCAAGGTGGTCGAGGTCTGCGCCGAAGCAGGCGAATTTCTTTACGATTCCGCAACAGAACCCAGCCTGTTCTATGGAGATTTGAAGGAAAGCATCAAGGAAAGTTTCCGCCAGTTCGGCAAGCGTGTCGGCTTCGGCGGCGACCCTGCGGGCGATCAGAGAATCTACTATTTCAATACAAAGGAAATCCTTGGGAATAAATACGGCACCTCAAATCCTGTGCCGTTCCGTGTGGTTGATACGAATATCGGTCTGGATATTGATATTGCAATTCGCTGTCATGGCGAATATGCGTATCATATCATCGACCCTATTCTTTTCTATAAGAACATCTGCGGCAATATTACGGATACATATACCAGAGACAGCATGGAATCTCAGCTGAAAAGCGAAATGCTGACAGCCCTGCAGCCTGCCTTCGGCAAGCTTTCCGCCATGGGTATCCGTTACAGTGCCCTGCCTGCACATACCATGGAGCTTTCGCAGGCGCTGAATGAGGTGCTTGCAGAAAAATGGGGCGGCAGATATGGCATTGAGATTACCTCTATCGGTGTAAGCAGCGTGAAGGCATCCGATGAGGATGAAGCCATGATTAAGGAGCTGCAAAGAAATGCAACGCTCCGCAATCCCTCCATGGCGGCGGCGCATCTGGTCAATGCACAGGCAGAAGCTATGCAGGCGGCAGCGGCAAACCCCAATGCAGGCCCCGTGATGGCTTTTGCAGGGATGAATCTGGCAAATCAGTCCGGCGGCATGAATGCAGGGCAGCTCTTTCAAATGGCGGCACAGCAACAGCCCCAGACACAGGCACCCACCCAGACAGGCTGGACCTGCAGCTGTGGCGCAGCAGATAATACGGGCAATTTCTGTACGGAATGTGGTGCGAAAAAGCCGGAGGAAAATGTCTGGATTTGTGCATGCGGCAGCCATAATAAGGGGCGCTTCTGTCCGCAGTGCGGCAAGCCAAAGCCGGCAGGCGTGCCGCAGTATCGCTGTGATAAATGCGGCTGGGAGCCGGAAGACCCCACAAAGCCCCCTCGCTTCTGTCCGGAATGTGGGGATCCGTTCGGGGACGAGGACAAAATCTAA
- a CDS encoding FAD:protein FMN transferase, with the protein MNWKKIIAIGLTGCFLFSGCAEQRQNAQKMGEEGTQEDSYESTTFAMDTVMTFHIVAPDGEDLLIDAEQEVKRLEKLFSVTDEDSDIEQINDNAGDKAVTVSADTLALLKAGKQLGKATNNAFDMAIYPIVKAWGFTENEYTIPTQETLDELLPLTKVSNVTIDEDASTVYLEKEGMAVDLGGIAKGYASDKLAELLKKKGVKSAWLSLGGNVCAIGTKPDGSPWRIAVQNPADENDYVGVVEISDACAVTSGGYQRYFEENGKKYHHIIDPATGKPAESGLTSVTIICKDGTKADALSTALYVMGLDDALAYWKTQDDFEVIFVTEDGEVVATEGLKDSFTFDGKGNDYTYRVAKR; encoded by the coding sequence ATGAATTGGAAAAAAATAATAGCAATCGGATTGACGGGATGCTTTCTGTTCAGCGGCTGTGCCGAACAGCGACAGAATGCACAGAAGATGGGCGAGGAAGGCACGCAGGAGGACAGCTACGAATCCACAACCTTCGCCATGGATACTGTTATGACCTTCCATATAGTTGCCCCTGATGGGGAAGACCTTCTGATTGATGCGGAGCAGGAGGTTAAGCGTCTGGAAAAGCTGTTTTCCGTCACAGATGAAGACAGTGATATTGAACAGATTAACGATAACGCAGGGGATAAGGCGGTTACCGTTTCGGCAGATACGCTTGCCCTGCTGAAGGCCGGCAAGCAGCTGGGCAAGGCAACGAACAATGCCTTTGATATGGCGATTTACCCCATTGTGAAGGCGTGGGGCTTTACGGAAAATGAGTATACCATTCCCACGCAGGAAACACTGGATGAGCTTCTGCCGCTGACAAAGGTAAGCAATGTCACCATTGATGAGGATGCCTCTACGGTTTATCTGGAAAAGGAAGGAATGGCGGTAGACTTAGGCGGCATTGCGAAGGGCTATGCCTCCGATAAGCTGGCAGAATTGTTAAAGAAAAAGGGCGTGAAATCCGCATGGCTTTCTCTGGGCGGCAATGTTTGTGCCATTGGTACAAAGCCGGACGGCAGTCCTTGGAGAATTGCCGTGCAGAATCCTGCTGATGAGAATGATTATGTCGGCGTGGTCGAAATCAGTGATGCCTGCGCGGTTACGTCCGGCGGCTATCAGAGATACTTTGAAGAAAACGGCAAGAAATATCATCATATCATCGACCCTGCAACGGGCAAGCCTGCGGAAAGCGGCTTAACCTCCGTCACGATTATCTGCAAGGACGGTACAAAGGCGGATGCTCTTTCCACGGCGCTGTATGTCATGGGTCTGGATGATGCGCTTGCCTATTGGAAAACACAGGATGATTTTGAGGTAATCTTCGTAACAGAGGATGGTGAGGTTGTTGCAACCGAAGGTCTGAAGGACAGCTTCACCTTCGATGGCAAGGGCAATGATTACACCTACCGCGTAGCGAAAAGATAA